Part of the Wolbachia endosymbiont (group B) of Eucosma cana genome, TTTTCTTGTTATCCGAGCTGGGATCCAGGTTGACAAAAGCGCTTTACAACGTTTTGTGTACAAAAGCCAGTGTTGCATGACACTATTTGTTCTTACACCCTTTTTGTCTATCTTATTTTGTCACTCTGCTGAACAGATAATTTTCGCCAATAAGCTTTCTACTGAATTTTTGTTATTAAGCTCGCACAGATCAAAGACAAGTTTTGAGTCAAAAATACCCTTAATATTATAATAAGGGGTTGGTAAAATGTGTCTAGTAAGTTTCTTCTCTATGCAACTGCACCTCAAGCTAATAATGGACCATCAGGCGTATTACCAATTACATTGATTTGGTTTAATATTTTATTAGTGGGGTAAAAATAATTTTTTATAAACTCCTTATATATAGCTGTTAATTTATGTATATCGTCTATTGATACGCATTCATTTACCTGATGTGCGGTTTTGTTGATCATACCAAATTCAATTACTGGACAAATATCCTTAATAAACGCAGCATCAGATGTGCCACCATTTGTACTCAGCACAGCATCAATACCGGTAATTTTATTTATCGCATCAAGCATAATATCAGTATTTCTATCAGGAATAGAGAGAAAAACGTCCCTGCTGCTCTGCATAGACAGTTTATAATCGTTAGTCACATTGGTGCATATTGCATCAATCATCTTATATAAAACGTCTGGTGTTTGTGTATTGTTATATCGAACATTAAAACCTGCTGCTATTGAACTAGGTATTAGATTATTAGTATTATTTCCAACGTCGATAGTAGTAATTTCGCAATGTGAAGGCTGAAAGTATTTATTACCAGTATCAAAAGTGGTATCTTTTATCTTACTTAGTATCGATACCATTTTATATATTGGATTATCTGCTAGATCTGGGTAGGCAACGTGCCCTTGTTTACCATGGCAAATCAATTTAAATGTTGCAGAACCTCTTCTACCTATTTTTATGGTATCACCTAATTTCTCACTACTCGTTGGTTCTCCAACTATACAAAAATCTATCTTTTTTTGCTTGCTTTTCATCCATTCCAAAATGGCCTTTGTTCCATGTTCTTCCGTGCTTTCTTCAGCGCTGGTAATCAATGCACTGATTGAACCGCTGAATCGAAACTTACCTGCAACTGAATCTACGATAGCAGCAATAAATGCAGCTACTCCGCCTTTCATATCAGCTGCTCCTCTTCCGTATAG contains:
- the dapE gene encoding succinyl-diaminopimelate desuccinylase, coding for MKIDPVELTKKLISFKSITPKDDGAIEHIAAILKKSGFECEILEFGDKVKNLYAKYINGVPNLCFAGHVDVVPPGELKDWISDPFKPEVRDGMLYGRGAADMKGGVAAFIAAIVDSVAGKFRFSGSISALITSAEESTEEHGTKAILEWMKSKQKKIDFCIVGEPTSSEKLGDTIKIGRRGSATFKLICHGKQGHVAYPDLADNPIYKMVSILSKIKDTTFDTGNKYFQPSHCEITTIDVGNNTNNLIPSSIAAGFNVRYNNTQTPDVLYKMIDAICTNVTNDYKLSMQSSRDVFLSIPDRNTDIMLDAINKITGIDAVLSTNGGTSDAAFIKDICPVIEFGMINKTAHQVNECVSIDDIHKLTAIYKEFIKNYFYPTNKILNQINVIGNTPDGPLLA